One Setaria italica strain Yugu1 chromosome II, Setaria_italica_v2.0, whole genome shotgun sequence DNA segment encodes these proteins:
- the LOC101753589 gene encoding uncharacterized protein LOC101753589, with amino-acid sequence MAVACAPLAGRWEIGGPGLPLGGLFTEAEMAAADLLVQLSGSGGGDDGGAAPESPRSVNTCAGAAAWAEEEEREREAVLGLELDRRARKRYRLVSELYDATRPVAGAGAGAGSARKRKRGHRTEAEAEMAMRYGDQRFLGF; translated from the coding sequence atGGCCGTGGCCTGCGCGCCGCTCGCGGGCAGATGGGAGATCGGCGGCCCGGGGCTCCCGCTCGGGGGCCTGTTCACggaggcggagatggcggcggcggacctgCTCGTGCAGCTCAGCGGTAGCGGCGGAGGGGAcgacggcggggcggcgccggagTCGCCGCGGTCGGTGAACACGTGCGCGGGCGCAGCGGcgtgggcggaggaggaggagcgggagcgggaggcggTGCTCGGTCTCGAGCTCGACAGGAGGGCGAGGAAGAGGTACCGGCTGGTGTCGGAGCTCTACGACGCCACAAGGCCcgtggccggcgcgggcgcgggcgcgggcagcGCCAGGAAGAGGAAGCGGGGTCACCggacggaggcggaggcggagatggCGATGAGGTACGGAGATCAGCGCTTTCTAGGCTTCTAG